The Stigmatella aurantiaca DW4/3-1 genome contains the following window.
GGGACTTACAGGCCCAGAGCATCCACTGGAGTGACAACGTCCACCGCTTGACGGGCTACCCGCCCGCGGAGATGGAGCACACCTTCGCGTGGTGGGGCCAGCGCATGCACCCCGAGGACAAGGTGGTCGTCGAGCGCACCCTCAAAGAGGCGCTCGAGGGGGAAGGGGAGCACTGGGCGTGCGAGTACCGCTTCATGCACAAGGATGGCTCCTACATCATCCTGGAGGACCGGGGTTACGTGGTGAGGGACGAGAAAGGCAAGGCCTTGCGCATGGTCGGCGCGCTGGAAGACATCACCGAGCGCCGGTTGGCGGAGGAGCGGGCCCGGCGCCGGGCCGAGTTCGAGCAGTACCTCATCGGCATCGTCAGCCATGATCTCCGCAACCCGCTCAACGCCATCACCCTGGCCGCCACCCTGCTCATCAAGCGCGATAGCACGGATGCGAACCAGCAGCAGGTGCTCAACCGCATCCTCTTCAGCGCCCGGCGTGCCAACCGCATGCTCCGGGACCTGCTGGACTTCACCCAGGCGCGCCTGAGCGGGGGCATTCCGCTCAAGCCCCAGCCGTTGGACCTGCACGGCTTCGCGCGGCAGATCCTGGAGGAAGTGCAGTTGGCCTACCCCGGCCGGCGGCTGCTCGTGGAGCACCGGGGGGACGGGAAGGGGGAGTGGGACGCGGACCGCCTGGCGCAGGTCATCACCAACCTGATGAACAACGCCCTCACCTACAGCCCCAACCATTGCCCGGTCCAGGTCCGCACACGCGGGGAGCGGGACAGCGTGGTGATCTCCATCCACAACGATGGGGAGCCCATCCCCGCGGAGGTGCTGCCGAAGCTCTTCCAGCCGCTCAAGCGCGGCCCTCACAAGGGGGGCAAGTCGCAAGGCTCCATTGGCCTGGGGCTCTTCATCGTGAAACACATCGTGGAGGCGCACGGGGGAAGCATCTCCGTGCACTCCACCGCGGCGAACGGGACGACGTTCCTGGCACGCCTGCCCCGGTATACGAGCTTCTCCTCCGAGCGGTCCTCCGGGTCCGAGGAGGCCACGCCCAACACCTCCAGGCACTGAGGCCCGAAGGTCAGCGCCCGTGGGTGGGCAGGGGAAACGGCGACACTTCCCGCGAGAGCCGTTCGGTGCGCTCCAGCAGCTTCTGGAAGCGAGGTGTTCCATTGCGTGCGTCGAACCGCGCCGCGATGTCCCGGGCCTGGGCCTCCACCCAGCCGTGCAGGGCGTGCGTCTCATAGGAGCCCTGGGCCTGGTGGAGCGCGAACGCCTTCGGCAAGCGCAGGCTGACCGTCTCCCGGTCCTCGTCGCGCAGGCGGGAGAGCAGGAAGCCCGCCGCGGCGAGGAAGGTGAAGCGGTCGCGGTGGCTGGCGTGATCCAACGCCCACCCCAGGTGCCGCTCGAACAGCGCCAGCCCTTGGGCGAGGTTGTGGGTGAGCACCAGGAACTCGATGTGCTCACCCACCGTGGCCAGGAAGTCCCGGTTGCGGTGGATGAGGGAATAGCCGATCTGGTGGTAGCGCAGTGCCTCCTCCACCTCGCCGAGCTTGAACAGCGGATAGAGGAGGCTGCCGTAGGTGAGGTGGGGAATCTCCGCGCACCCGCTGCGGCCCAGGAGGATGGGCGCGGCCTTCTGGTGGGCCAGCCGGTACTCGCCCCGGTCGATGTGGTAGTCGATCTCGTCATCGAGATCACACGCGGGGCAGTCGGTCAGATGATCTCTGGGCGCCACCACCCACTGGGCCCAGTAGGCCTCGGCCTCGGCCTCGTCGCCCATGTCCCGCGCGGTCTGGTAGCGCAGCTTGAGCACCGCCCGCTTGCCCGCGTCCACCCGGGCGAAGGTCTCCTCGATGTCGGCCAGCGCCTCCTGGATCTTCTTGCGGCTGATGTGAGGGAACTCGTCCAGGCGGCCCACCACCCACTTCTGTTTCCACAGCAGTGGGTGGGCATCGAAGCGGTCCGGGTTCTTTTTCTGCTGCGCCCGGCACCAGGCGAAGGCCACCAGGGCCTTGTCGGGGTAGCCGCCGAAGGTGGCGGCATCGATGAGCTCGTCCCGCACCTGGAAGGCGAGGGCCAGGTCTCCATGGACCTCGGCCATCCGCGCCGCTTCTTCCAGGGTCATCACCTTGGCCTCGCCGGGCCGCTGGCGGGCGGCGCGCGCCTGGAGTTGCTCGACCTGGGTGCGCCAGTCCTGGGCGGTCAATGCATGCCTCCCCGGTCCGGGGGTTCTTCCCCGCCCTCCAGCCTCGAGGCGATGAGCCCCAGCAGGCCCTGGTTGAGCAGCAGCATCTCCCGGGCATTCAGCGGCCGGTGGCCGAGCAGCAGGGCC
Protein-coding sequences here:
- a CDS encoding sensor histidine kinase, producing the protein MSRDGASRSALSAFVEGRRADILQRWTSRVRGGLDQVLVPRKFLDTLPEVFDAWLSTLVGWRGHLTLDASLDAISAIQRHGRQCFQLGLGIEELVRDHQLLREAVFELMEETHQRPGFAELRVLTGTLDATLAEALRQYTQTHEQAMRVSSDQRVQLEREEARRNLRELVDLLPIVFWSFDAQGIFTLSKGSGLAAVGLISDEAVGQSLYTLYGDRPEVLSAVARALNGERLSVEVKLGEAWFDMRFQPQFGPDGQVTEVLGLSLDITERRLTQEALQKTEMRYQLATLATRDTIWDWDLQAQSIHWSDNVHRLTGYPPAEMEHTFAWWGQRMHPEDKVVVERTLKEALEGEGEHWACEYRFMHKDGSYIILEDRGYVVRDEKGKALRMVGALEDITERRLAEERARRRAEFEQYLIGIVSHDLRNPLNAITLAATLLIKRDSTDANQQQVLNRILFSARRANRMLRDLLDFTQARLSGGIPLKPQPLDLHGFARQILEEVQLAYPGRRLLVEHRGDGKGEWDADRLAQVITNLMNNALTYSPNHCPVQVRTRGERDSVVISIHNDGEPIPAEVLPKLFQPLKRGPHKGGKSQGSIGLGLFIVKHIVEAHGGSISVHSTAANGTTFLARLPRYTSFSSERSSGSEEATPNTSRH